A region of Bacillus rossius redtenbacheri isolate Brsri chromosome 2, Brsri_v3, whole genome shotgun sequence DNA encodes the following proteins:
- the LOC134529643 gene encoding endocuticle structural glycoprotein SgAbd-8-like: MFQIACILALGVAACWARPQLANTSPIPIISYENEGVNFDGSYKWRYETANDIQAEETGFVKNLGQPEQEAQVAQGSYSYTDPDGARVSLTYTADENGYRPEGTHLPVPPPIPEAILRALAYNAAHPEEDESAGAPQPAGAFNRRY; the protein is encoded by the exons ATGTTCCAG ATCGCCTGCATCCTGGCGCTGGGGGTGGCCGCCTGCTGGGCGCGGCCTCAGCTCGCCAACACGTCGCCCATCCCCATCATCAGCTACGAGAACGAGGGCGTCAACTTCGACGGCTCCTACAAGTGGAG GTACGAGACGGCCAACGACATCCAGGCGGAGGAGACGGGCTTCGTGAAGAACCTGGGCCAGCCCGAGCAGGAGGCGCAGGTGGCGCAGGGCTCGTACTCGTACACGGACCCGGACGGCGCGCGGGTCTCGCTCACCTACACGGCGGACGAGAACGGCTACCGGCCGGAGGGCACGCACCTGCCCGTGCCGCCGCCCATCCCGGAGGCCATCTTGCGCGCGCTCGCGTACAACGCCGCGCACCCCGAGGAGGACGAGTCGGCCGGCGCACCGCAGCCCGCCGGCGCATTCAACCGCCGCTACTGA